In the Primulina huaijiensis isolate GDHJ02 unplaced genomic scaffold, ASM1229523v2 scaffold3501, whole genome shotgun sequence genome, GTTCATTCGTAttcataaaacataaaattaggAGGCTCCACCTTATATTCCTAAGAAGATAACAGAGACGTTAgttaaatatgcaagaaatatttttattttgctttttATCACTTTAAAAGATTTGGCCTTCTCCAAAATCCAATGCCCACCTACGTTGTACATGTGTCTACTAATAACTCACGTCACATCAAAATGGGAGTGATTTTCTATGTCATTTGTATTTGTCCATTCATGTATACGACAATCATATCATATGAATTTTTTCGTTTTTAAAGAATTTAGCGTTGAATTAAAAAATGTACGCAAATCAATTTAAGTATAGATCATTAGAGACTatacatttgaaaaaaaaaaaatttaattaagagAGGTAGTAATGATTGTTTGGGCCAACTgggataaattaaaaataaattttgagatAAAAGATAGAATAATTAACAAGTTTTCGCATGCGCCAGATCTTGGATATGTAAATATGGGCGGcgacatcatcatcatcttatttgattaattgcactctctatttatcacTCCTGTCGTCGTCGAATTATCCATTCTATTTGTCTAATCTTGACATACACGCAAATAAATTTGACAAATGGGTCCAAAAAAtatatgatgaaattaaataattttttacattGATATATAATTATTCAACTGGCTCCAAAAAAAACTTATGTGTGATGTTAAACGTATAAAAAAGGAAactatatttttagtatttatatttgtctgtttgtgattttgataatttatgttatgaaatttcaatcttagttcgttatcttaattttttagtattttttcgATGTATACCTGATGTAGCAAGAATGCGACGTATTGTCACATTATGACTTcggatgaaaaataattaaaattatcaaaaattgaatatataaaactaagattgaaatttacagaacatatatgaccaaaattgaaaaaaaaacaatatacaagactaaatgtaataaaatatatataggaCGAGATATCTTTCGATTTGGATAAAAAATTGATTTGGGAATGATTATTCATGTCAAGGCCGATAATGccatattttcaatatatactTAACACCGGCGGTCTTCCTCAAATTCTGCCACTAATAATTCgatattttaataaacaatTTCCGTTTATGAATAATGGGAGACCAGACAAAGTGGCTCCATAACATTCCTATATTTCACACCATTATTTTCCAAGTTAAAAATCGTTTTCCAATCTTAGGTAATTTTTTTCAGATTGACCGGATTGTTTTGCGTTGATAGCGGCTAATTTTACCATCAACCACTTTTTTTCCAAGCTATTTTTCTGGTGAATAACTTGGAGAAAACTCCTTCAACTGATTAAGAAGCCAAAGTTTCAGAAGACTAAACCAGCTACAGTTTCAGCGCATCTTGCACCAATTTTTGCTCATAGAATTGTAAATGAAAATGGTTTATAAAATACAATAATAGAAATGTTTATTATGccataacttttttttttcaaaattgtttatATACTCTTTAGTTAAAAATGGAGTCCCAGTGGGCCCGCATCTTTTAGATTTTGGGAAGTGTGGCCCGCACGCGTGACCGACTTTATATCGTGCTTCTCGCCATACTATCTTTACTCTTATTTATTTCTCACGCTATGCCCAGTTCATTCCTTTTGTCAAATTAACTATTTCGCCCACGCGCTCTCTGATAAAGTGAGAGACACACTTTAAAGAATATGCAAGTCCCAATTCAGATCTTctttagaaaacaaaaaaaagaattCCCTAATTTATACCAAAGGTAAATGAAGTTGGTAAAGAATAAATGTAactgagaaaaaaaaatgagtaGGTATCTTATGAGatagtctcacgaatttttttctgtgagacaggtcaaccctaccgatagtcacaataaaaagtaatactcttagcataaaaagtaataatttttcaaatatttgtctcacaaaatacgacccatgaaacagtctcacataaatttttgccaataaaaatatgttaaagGAGATGAGCATTAATTATTGACATCAACAAATGATATACACgcgatatatataaaataattactattattgtGTATATGAATTATAATCAgtgatggatccatcatatAGCCAaagcaaaaattttttttttactatatgttattttttaaaaaagaaaataactaTATAACTAATGGCCCcctaaataaatgaaaaaaacatatatctTAGCAGTAGACATGTTCGAATCTCATCATtcccaattttttttcatttcgaCCTTTTTTcccctcttcttcttctttttttttttaaatcaattttatactataaaataaaaatgaaaaaaaataataaataaaagaaaggagGAAAGGGGGCTTGATTCTTTGTCAATTGTAATTCTTCGTGAaacttttttctttcaaaaaataaattaaacgaAAAAGATAAGAGAAAATCGGGTGATCATATtactttaaattttaatcacaacatttattaaattaattttttatcgtTTCAGAATTGTGTGTGTTAGAAATTTTGGTTTGTGCTATATAGAATCTTGAATTGAAATATAGAtcttgttatatttttttggaaaacattTTGGCTTTGTTTTATCTAGTGAAACgaataaatatgtttttttgtCCTAACTCGGATGCTCTGACTAATTTTATCATCAAATAACTTCTACTTTGCAGATGCGCTCTATTATGCAATTTCCTTATGAATTTACTTATTATGTATCCTGATGAATGTCgttacttataaaaaaaattgtgcttGTATTTATTCTTTCAATTTCTACGGCTACTACAGTACAAAGCAATCATtctaaattataaatatcatcAAAACTAGGTCTAGAAGCAAAATGGATGATTGTTTTCTCTCGGATGCATTGATGataattagtaaaaaaaaaatttctaaaaatatatgtattgatATTATCATTAAAGACTTTGGAAATTTTAAAGAACTTCGAATTCcatttacataatttttttgttaaaaacatACATACGATGCTTACTTGAATATAAccgataaaatatttgttttttatctCTTACTTGTTTGTCTGTTTTTTGTAAGCAGCCCTCCCGAGCCTAAATCCTAGACGTCCCCTGATTATGATAATTAACAGATGAATTGATTCataaagttttgatatatttttaaattattattttgatacgacaataaaattatataaacatataatttgTAGAGATAATACGtgagtttttgaatttttaaagtaTATTAGATTTgtagttaaaaataaattatatgaaaaacatAATTTATCTAATAGATATGATAATTTCGTAAAAACTAATTGGTGTCTCAAAATGGACAACTATGACCtcaatttttattcataatcaaacataaagacatgatatattttatattcaaggCTCAGTTTGGTTCACATTATTAGAGTGAGATTGTTACTTCATCCCATTTCATTTTCAGGCCCACTAAACCACCACCCTTCCCTAATATTGATATATACAAACACTAATGAAGTGGGACCTAATATATGtgtttctttttatttctttttgtctaaaaaatatatacagtGATACAAATTacattgttttttttctttaaacgAATTTTATCCAGTTTTATCGTTGTTAACCGAAATTTCTTTGGTCTCCATCTTCCTCTGTTAATGTGAGTTATTGTCATGGTCTGACATCTTAATTGCGCGATCCATTTTCTTATATTGTCCATTCTCCTATATTTGCGCATCCACATTAACGTCATCATCTCGGCGACTCATCTTTTGTTCATTTATTCGGTTCATAGCCCAATATTTCGCTCCATATAACATAGCAAGTCTTACTATCTTTTTGTAAAACTTCTCCATaagttttaaaggtattttacAATCACAAAGAACAACCAAGACATTCTTTCATTTCAACTATCCTACTTAGTTCTATGTAGTATATCTTTATCAAACCCCCATCCTTTGGAAAAAAAGATCCTAGATACTTAAAGCTCTCATTGAGAAACTTGTCATGACCCATCCTAACCATGTAGTTGTCATGCCCCATCTTAACCATGTCTTACTACGTCTAATATttgctaaaataaaatttgttatatGTAATCACGGTAACTAACTCACACATATGCATATTTTTTAAcctaattattttgtttcaaatatttgatttattgatcaagattaacaaattatttagttgttttaagaatatattaaaatatgttttcatAATGACTTTTTATTGAATGGTGGTAATTTTGTTCATTCATTAAAACGACCAATCGTATCATTATATAGTAAGTATAGTATAACATAgtatatatcatataaatagTATAGAAAGTAATTAACAATATGTTGGGCctattaattgtttttattgggtagaacaatcgaaacatgTCGTTTGAACTGTTTAcgttttaaaagatttgagttttaCCGTTACCATgagttataattttttgtaaaatgacAAAGACTCGATCCTAGACAATTCACACATTTTATCAGTGATCACATAATACGTACACATACAATTAATAACGcgataaattgaaaataaattctGTTTTTCGCATTGGATTATTGGGCCAAGAATTCTATAAGAATTTGGCCGAGTAGCGTTATAAGGTGAATTGAAGAACCCAATTCGTTACGTGCGCCGATTAAGTTCTTAGTCGAAAATCTCCAAGCCATGCCTTTCAATGCACATGCTTCGCTGACGCTGTGACGTGTTCAAACATTAGAGATTAACgtacatatatataaactaCGTACATAATGTGATATTGTAAAAAACATTGAATTAATTAACGGTGCAAAGACCATTCCATGCGTTTCAAATCCCAAAGTCAGCCGCAGATATAATATTATCATTCTACAAaagtaaacaaataaattaaatgtattGGAATATGGAGCATGCATGTATTTCGATCGACTCTAGCTTAGGTATTTTGTTGATGAAACTCAATTTATGAAACTATCATGAACCATTTCTATTTACCGAATAATTAATGTTCGTCCTATCCTAATTAGCAAATGTTCATAAATTATATACATTTTCATAGTTTCATATTattaataaccaatttaaaCCAACCAAATCTACATCTCTATTCTAAGCCATAAAATCCCAATTTTAATTTCACGGATCGGAGGAATCATTCTCAAGCGAGGATTTGCACAAGTTCCATCTTATGCAAGCCCGAACAAGCGAACCATCAGAGCCCGATACACCACAGACCTGCCCGATTCTCCGCCCTGAAGTGTCTGTCTCCACAAAGGCCTGAAGCAAGCGTTCACGCGCCGCACAATACGAGTTTGTCCGCACAACACGAGTATAAAATACAGTTGCATTAGGTTGCAGTCCCCCCTATAGTATAATTCACACAAGAATTATGTTTAAGatacaacaaatatatattatacattaatatatacaataattatatagcgacatttttataaataaaattttttaattgacttttttgtgttgtaagaaCTGTTATACATGTAGCATGACTCATCacacaaaacaaaaatattatctaAAAACCAAGTTTTTTGTTAGGGGTTACATTATATTATCTAATGGCAGCTGGTTTAAAATTACATTAAGTATTGTATTGGCTTCAAACCAGATATGTGGAAAAGCACGTTTCGAGAAGGCAAGAAGTAATACAAGGAATTGACACACCATCCAAAGTTTAACCAAGGAATTCTTGCAATACAAAATTGTCAAGAATTTGATTCTTGAAACCAAATAGAAAGAACTCTGATTCAAGAAGAAGATACGATCCATCTGACCAAATAGCTTCTTCAGCTTATAAACACTCATCAATTACCATCGTCCATTATCGGGCAACACAGATACCTAGCTCTGGAACAAGAAGACGAAAATCCACACGTTGAGCATTAATACCATATACATCAGACAAATCTATGAAAAATGAACccaaaaagaaaattacaagtACTAGAGGAAAAGGAAATGGTTGATTGCAGCAATTAGTCGTCATAAAGTcaataaaatcaattatataCCCATGCCTCTTCTAGTCTGTCAGACATgatatagagttttcaatttagAATAAAACGATTACATATTAAGAAACATAACGGCTCttgtatttttaattgaaatctAAAAATTTCCTCGAGTATATTTGAGCTGAAGAAGTCATGACCGTattcaaattttaaagaaaGATGATAAACGTTCAACAGGTTTGAGGCGATTTGGACAGATAATTCTATTAAAGAAAGGTAACGACAGAGGAGAAGAATGCATTGTGATAAGGGACCACATAGACATCTTCACATGGCATAAGAATTACAGTATTACACCATTGATGCCGCTGAGAAGGAATAAGCTATTGTGCCCAACAATATAACACGGTGTACGCTGCATTCTCTTACAAGAATTTCGGGATTCGATGTGTTGTAGTGCAGTGATAATAGAGTGATAGATGGTCATAGGTGTCAGCTCCGCGCAAGTGCTGGGTAAAATTGTGCACCGTCACGACGACTTTTGAGTGGTCATAGAAGGACTAATCTTTTGGACTTGGGCTCCTACCTCAAGCTTATAGCCAAACACATTGTTTCAGCCGAATAAGCTGGACAATACACTCATCTTCCCCAAGTAActtttatttaaccaaatggTATAGCCCAGGAGAAACTTAATTTATAACAAAACCAACCACATGATAAACAGATAAAGCCGCTACCTGGAAATTTCAATCAATTGTGGTGTGTAGAACACGAGAAGAAATCCCAATGGCTGGATATCATAAAGTCTGTTTCGAATCATTATTCTGTAAACTCAATCTAATGACTGAAGTTTACGGTTCTTCGTAAAAGTCTTTAAACTTATTGTCTTTGGCTCAATCTTGTGCTAAGAAGTGCAAAAAATGAAGGTAAAGACACGTTTAGTTTTAAGAAGAGCATGCAACTCTATCTACATGTTCGCTCACTGAATTGACATTACATTCCTTAAATAATACATTCCAAAGTATATTGCAGCTAAACCAATATAGCCCCATGCTACACGTTGTCATTCCTATAAATAACAACACATATATCAAACAAGGCACTTGGATTAAAGTCTCAGGAAAGCTAAATATGCATTTTGACTCCACGaattactaaattaaattaaattaaacagtAAGATCTCATCGTATTCCATTAAATTTTCCCACTAAATTGCTATTGACTTCAGCAAAAAAGACACCTAATAAACAAGCTTCAGCGAGAATTCCACATTTGGTTGGGAATTTCACCAAAATTGTATTTGCTGCATAAAAATCAACTAAAAACGCCGCTGTTGAAGCAAAGCTTCTGGAAAGATAGCATCAGATGATCAGAATACAGCATTTTTGTTAAGATATGAAAAAACTAGGAAGTATTCTTACATAAACAATACAAAATCTATCAAACCCCAGGGTTGGCACTGCAGAGCATACCCTGAGACAAGGATCTGCAACCAATGGTGTCAGCACCCAGGCAAGAAGTCAACCTAGCCGAGGAAATAGCCGAGTGGAGTGGTAACAGAGACTGTAAAGCTCCCATTTGCGACCATGGCCTGAAATGCAAGATCTTACATTTGATTTGATGACATAAGAAGTCTTGAATTTAGATGACCCGAGCatttaaaatccaaataaaaaaCTCATTCAGAAATGTAAAGAGAACAGATATTTGCTACTAAAATAAATATCTCGGTATTAATTTTCTTAATATGCAACTTTCATCCCAAGACAAATAAAATTGTCATCTTCACGTACTTGGCTCTGCAACTAATTCCAGGTGCACTCTACGATTGGGGCATAGAAATAATAGGGTTCGTCTTTTTACAATAAACTGCCGTCGATTGAACGATAAATCCATGCAACTCATtgataaaataggaaaagataaaaTCTTGAAATGATTCACGTCATAAAGCACGAGCTTGGTGGTGTTTGATAAAATCCAATTCTGATAATAATAAGAGATTTAGCAGGAAATCCATATCAATCCAACATATATGCAGAAACAAAATCAATCGTGGAAAAATAACTAAAGTACGGTTTGAAATGAAAACCTAGAGAAAAGGGACGGCGGGGAGCGCAAGGATTGAGCTCTGGTGCAGGGCTTCGCGAAGGTGGATTTGAGAAGGTTGAATCCAGGCCTTGAGATTGATCTGTAGCACGACGCCATTAATGGCGAAATCGTTGTAATTGAAGGGAGCTAGGGTTCTAGAGAAGTTTTTGAAGCGAGTTGTTTCAGAGTTTGAGCTAGGCTGAGTTAGGAGTTAATGCGGATAGGTCAGATTGGTCGAGTTGGGTTGGCGtatattattgtttaaaaatcGCTCTAACTCAACTACGACTCGAATCCGATTCATCTCAAAAACTCTTAACCTGAACACGAACCCGACTAactcgattttttaaaaaaaaaattttaaaattaaataaaattcaaaataatcataataatattttaatttaaacacaaaataacaaaatcttttttatatatataatttaaatttaaaagtttaattatagaaaaataaagtatatttattaaattaaataaataattgtttaaaaaataaaaaatatacaaaataaatattaaattataaaaatttatgatataaacatacaataaatattttttaaaaaaatagaatatgtaaaaatataggcaatatttattaattatatttttttaaaaaaaattaaaattttcaggtCAATCCGGGTTTACCCGAACCAGATCCGACCCAATCCGATCATGTTTTTTTAAGATCAGTTATCAGGTCCAATCCGATCTGACCCCAACCCGAAAACCTGAAACCCAAACCGGGGTTTCAGGTTAACCGTGTCGGGTTAATAGGTCAGATCTTATTTTGACACCCTTTGTATAGACTcttgtttataaataaaaaaattgctattaaatgctttttaaaatctttcaatttttagaaaattaaaaaataagaaaaacaataTGCAGTCTTCGGACATCTCCTTCTGGGCTTGGTCTACGCGTGATCATCTGAGTAAAACATACAAGATGATCATAAATAGATAGACATCTTGAATGAAAAATCATAAAGGATGTATGGGCGTGGCACAGACCAAAATTCCTTATGATTCTCTTCTAAAGACTTCTGGTTTTACTTTTTTCACCACGGTAGTCGAATAGCATGATCGAGCTTAATGAAGAAAACTTTTCCAATAACCTTTACATCCAAATTGAGAAGAAATGCAACTCTCCTACGAAATAAACGTGTAGTTGCTTATTACTTCACTCTCTTCGACGTATAGCAAACATACCACTACATATAGATAAATTTGGATACATaacaaaatgattaaaaaaatgcatTTAGCGAAATATAATTAAAGAACGAATGAATGAGGATCTTCTATGAGGCAACCAACTGGGAAACAACAGGaacaaatacaatatatatattaattaaaataaaatagaagaaTGAGACAACACTAATCCAATCCCCACTGAAACTCAACCCCATAAGAAGTTTCAGAAGAATTACTGTACACGGCTATGCAGCGGCTCAAGGCAACCAAAACTACAGAATTTATGGCCAAGTTCTGCACTTGGTAGTCCACAATCCTGCACCAAAAGATAGCGTCTCTCACAGTTTCTTCGGCAAGTTGTATGTTTTCTTGAGAAACCTTGACGCGGTTTCATCGTTCCTGTGGCACAAAAGTCGCAGCAACGTATTTGGTTCAATTGGGTTCCACTGCCCAGATGTTGGAGGTAATGGGAGTCGAGATTTGACTGATGAACCGTATGTTTCTAAAATCAAGCGTCTAAACAGATCAATGAGGTTCTCTGTGTCCGTTCGAAAAAGGGGAAGTATGTCTCTTGCTGTGGTTGCAAACTTATCGATTAAGTCAGCAGGCAATCCATCCCCATCGGCCCAGAATAGATCCTTAAGGGACTTGAAATCATCCTCTATTATCTGTGAGTCCTGGGGAGAAAAGGCTCGTGTAGGGCCCCCAGCAAGCAATACCAATAAAAAACCTTCAAATGAGGCTCGCATTATGTCAGCAACAATACGGGTACGCACTCTTTCTTGAACAGTGTCTGCTACAATAGTCAGTGTTTTCTCAAGATCCAGGAGAAAGTGTTCGATTCTAGACGATGCAGGGTCACCAACATACAGTGAGTCCCATAAAGTGTGGCCGAGATCATGGAATACAATTTTGTAAGCAGCTCCTTCAGACAATTGTTGGACTGCTTCAATGCAAGCAGCTGGTGTGAGTTCAAACTTCTTACTTAATCCGTTCGAAAAATCTTCTAAATTAGTAGATTCTGAGTTCCTCAATAGGGTTACTACTCTTTTCTCAACAACTTCCAACTCCATCCGTATTTTATGCAAGCTATTTATACGTACACAAAGTGGTGGAACCCCCGAAGAACTATCTCCATTAACTGTAGCAACCTGAGGATTCTTCTTCTGAGAGTTTATTGATTTATCCTTTTTCTTCCATTGAAATTTCGCCTCAGTGGTACATCTGGTTAATGCCGGCATCGTAGGAATATAAGTGTTTCTTGATCCTGCATACCAAAGATTTCATAAAGTTGACTTCTAGGACATTGACAATTATATCAATATTATGGTTGAGCTGAGCAGTATTAGTATTACCACAGCCCGATTTTGCTTTCGTTACATAATATTGAAGACATTTATCAAGTCCAGTCATTAAGTCAGGGAGCAGTGCTGGATGCATTGGTATCGGCAACTGAAAGAAAGCATCCAAGGTCTCATCAACTATTCGCAAAACCTCTACAGCTGAAGGAGCACATCCTTCTTGATTGGCTCGTGGATTCCAAATCTAAAATCAGAGAAAAACAATGACATGAACAATTCCATTGCCAAAAAAAACATTTCTACCACTGTCAAGACCGAAACAGCAGTACACCATTGAGTTGTGAAATCATTTTTTAGAGAACAGTCTTTGATAATAGTAGTAAAAATTCttatttaaactaaataaaaaaatgatattttcaatttatgaaCTTGTAAAATCTGAATTTTGTTGTTATAGTAAAGAATCAGTATAAGGTACCTCTTGTTGGAGATTTCTGTCAACCCATTCCTTCAACCTCTCTATTCTAGTCTTTATCCAAACTTTTACCATTTGAGCCATTGCACCCTCAGCTTCAAAAGGAGGCATCTCACGAATAATAGCCTTCCCACCATCATCACAGTCCACTGAATCTTCTACCGCAATTTGGACAAGATCTTTTTCCAATTTATCTGCAGCTCGCAGTATTTGTACAGCATCTGGGGTCAACTCTGTGATACCTGATATGAATTGCTTCAGCTCGTTCCCATAGCAAGCATGTAAAGTGGCAACAGCAACACCTGCGGCAAAAGGGTGCCATCCCTTTAAAATAGGGCTAAATATGTCCTTTTCTTTTGCTGCAAGCTCGCCAACATCCTTTGCAAGGATTACAAGAACAGGAAG is a window encoding:
- the LOC140968279 gene encoding protein NONRESPONDING TO OXYLIPINS 2, mitochondrial-like isoform X3, which codes for MASCYRSISRPGFNLLKSTFAKPCTRAQSLRSPPSLFSRPWSQMGALQSLLPLHSAISSARLTSCLGADTIGCRSLSQELGICVAR
- the LOC140968279 gene encoding protein NONRESPONDING TO OXYLIPINS 2, mitochondrial-like isoform X2, which translates into the protein MASCYRSISRPGFNLLKSTFAKPCTRAQSLRSPPSLFSRPWSQMGALQSLLPLHSAISSARLTSCLGADTIGCRSLSQEALLQQRRF
- the LOC140968279 gene encoding protein NONRESPONDING TO OXYLIPINS 2, mitochondrial-like isoform X1, with the translated sequence MASCYRSISRPGFNLLKSTFAKPCTRAQSLRSPPSLFSRPWSQMGALQSLLPLHSAISSARLTSCLGADTIGCRSLSQGMLCSANPGV
- the LOC140968311 gene encoding protein unc-13 homolog → MASLFRDRSLGFSKRDSFSSSNSAAASPSSATSRLTATSAAASFSPLPSPFGDLTPTLSAADLRASAYEIFLSATRSASTKPLTYISSSNLANSPNNSSSSNGNSSSTLQSSLTSAAASKMKKALGMRSISSKRSSDGGSPGNSGSGGKVKKPMTLGELMRVQMRVTEAMDTRIRRGLLRISASQVGRRTESMVLPLELLQQFKASDFADQEEYEAWQKRNLKMLEAGLLLHPHTALDKANTSAQRLRQIIQGAFNKPLETGRNNESMQVLRTTATVLAGRTSDGSLDSCHWADGYPLNTRLYEMLLEACFDINDETSIVEEVDELMELIKKTWGILGLNQMMHNLCFTWVLFNHYVATGQVENDLIRAADCQLDEVTKDSKITKDLVYSKILDATLTAMLGWTEKRLLAYHETFDSRNIESMQSIVSVGVSAAKILVEDISNEYRRRRKNEVDVTRSRIDTYIRSSLRTAFAQRMEKADSSRRASRSRSNPLPVLVILAKDVGELAAKEKDIFSPILKGWHPFAAGVAVATLHACYGNELKQFISGITELTPDAVQILRAADKLEKDLVQIAVEDSVDCDDGGKAIIREMPPFEAEGAMAQMVKVWIKTRIERLKEWVDRNLQQEIWNPRANQEGCAPSAVEVLRIVDETLDAFFQLPIPMHPALLPDLMTGLDKCLQYYVTKAKSGCGSRNTYIPTMPALTRCTTEAKFQWKKKDKSINSQKKNPQVATVNGDSSSGVPPLCVRINSLHKIRMELEVVEKRVVTLLRNSESTNLEDFSNGLSKKFELTPAACIEAVQQLSEGAAYKIVFHDLGHTLWDSLYVGDPASSRIEHFLLDLEKTLTIVADTVQERVRTRIVADIMRASFEGFLLVLLAGGPTRAFSPQDSQIIEDDFKSLKDLFWADGDGLPADLIDKFATTARDILPLFRTDTENLIDLFRRLILETYGSSVKSRLPLPPTSGQWNPIEPNTLLRLLCHRNDETASRFLKKTYNLPKKL